Proteins from one Prosthecobacter sp. genomic window:
- a CDS encoding HEAT repeat domain-containing protein has product MLSEFLLKRQIAQLVRRSHDASRMDQYDSITELGKLPPSDESIACLIQHTRDRNSATGVTAVRALGMVKDRRATDHLMTLLQDANGWLDEEVAKSLGNPHHASALPALAAIARGYVRDYNEAWRMGRVIEIMQAIDPLACQTYFEDMARPVLESALRQLQREELDKARPAWAERFLEQSQQPAGLAARRELQEHLVRHHHKVIMNSGSFDEIGTSLGWLRQIILPAAAQAVAEFVRTPSRKATRRASYLVSDDDDPAVQYQWYDETCFTSELGQPAGPEEQAESQDAAKAREVYADTEITRRHRENIYPVLLDHGTSDDLATYAQLCLTQPCYDLFVSSSQRDPSIPKLNRLAAMLRHAQKMPRAAELLRLILAGDRTQLWASVREALAKGIDWKPQAVELLEQTQYPALDDLLASWIEGEWSTGKPSLFTPFLSRRNPVQLAELAAQHLLRCSSSAARLEARQSVLASDEKALNVARKLHESGGWADRRDALAILSSLNNSEAETELRAWLATETDRECLAEVEERRGAKFVQQCKAAAAPEPPPEQPQTPPSAAVDHVALWKRVQSCLQKRGVPTDDAATPGDLARRADEQLGTREVSRFVFEYYYPSAYGESLAPDVVATAQAWVEQFERGS; this is encoded by the coding sequence ATGCTCTCCGAGTTCCTCCTCAAACGCCAGATCGCGCAGTTGGTGCGCCGGTCGCACGATGCTTCGCGCATGGATCAGTATGATAGCATCACCGAGCTTGGGAAACTGCCTCCCAGCGACGAGTCCATCGCCTGCCTGATTCAGCACACGCGCGACCGGAACAGCGCCACCGGCGTGACGGCCGTTCGTGCCCTGGGCATGGTCAAGGACCGCCGCGCCACGGATCATCTCATGACGTTGTTGCAGGATGCGAATGGCTGGTTGGACGAGGAAGTCGCCAAATCCCTCGGTAATCCACATCACGCCAGCGCATTGCCTGCTCTGGCCGCCATCGCTCGTGGTTATGTGCGCGACTACAACGAAGCCTGGCGCATGGGCCGGGTGATTGAGATCATGCAGGCCATCGACCCGCTGGCCTGTCAGACGTACTTCGAAGACATGGCCCGTCCCGTGTTGGAGAGCGCTCTTCGTCAGTTGCAACGTGAGGAACTCGACAAGGCACGCCCCGCCTGGGCGGAACGATTTCTGGAGCAGAGCCAGCAACCGGCGGGGCTCGCAGCGCGGCGTGAATTGCAGGAGCATCTCGTCCGGCATCATCACAAGGTGATCATGAACAGTGGAAGTTTTGACGAGATAGGGACCTCGCTCGGATGGCTGCGTCAGATCATCCTGCCAGCGGCCGCGCAGGCTGTGGCGGAGTTCGTGCGCACGCCTTCACGCAAGGCCACCCGACGTGCGAGCTACCTCGTGTCAGACGATGACGACCCCGCCGTCCAATATCAGTGGTATGACGAAACCTGTTTCACCAGCGAGCTAGGACAGCCCGCCGGACCGGAGGAACAGGCGGAGTCGCAGGACGCCGCCAAGGCGCGTGAGGTTTACGCGGATACGGAGATCACACGTCGGCATCGTGAGAACATTTATCCTGTTTTGCTCGATCACGGCACTTCCGATGATCTCGCCACCTATGCGCAGCTTTGCCTCACGCAGCCATGCTACGATTTGTTCGTTTCGTCTTCTCAGCGAGATCCGAGCATACCGAAACTGAACCGGCTGGCGGCCATGCTGCGTCACGCGCAAAAGATGCCGCGTGCCGCCGAGCTGCTGCGGCTCATTCTCGCCGGTGATCGCACGCAACTGTGGGCAAGCGTGCGTGAGGCGCTCGCCAAAGGCATCGACTGGAAACCGCAGGCGGTGGAATTGCTGGAGCAGACGCAGTATCCGGCGCTGGACGATTTGCTGGCGTCCTGGATCGAGGGCGAATGGTCCACCGGCAAGCCGAGCCTGTTCACGCCTTTTCTCTCCCGCCGCAATCCTGTGCAGCTTGCGGAACTGGCAGCGCAGCACCTGCTTCGCTGCTCTTCCAGCGCCGCACGGCTCGAAGCGCGGCAAAGTGTGCTCGCCAGCGACGAGAAAGCACTGAATGTCGCGCGGAAACTGCATGAAAGCGGCGGCTGGGCGGACCGGCGTGACGCGCTGGCCATTCTGAGTTCGCTGAACAACTCCGAAGCAGAAACAGAACTGCGCGCATGGCTCGCCACCGAAACCGATCGGGAATGTCTCGCCGAAGTCGAGGAGCGACGCGGTGCGAAATTCGTGCAGCAATGCAAGGCCGCCGCTGCTCCAGAGCCTCCACCGGAACAACCTCAGACGCCTCCGTCTGCCGCGGTGGATCATGTGGCGCTGTGGAAGCGGGTGCAGAGTTGTTTGCAAAAACGTGGTGTTCCCACGGATGATGCGGCCACGCCGGGCGATCTGGCGCGTCGTGCCGATGAGCAGCTTGGCACCCGCGAGGTGAGCCGCTTTGTGTTTGAGTATTACTATCCCTCCGCCTACGGCGAGTCGCTGGCTCCGGATGTTGTCGCCACCGCGCAGGCCTGGGTTGAACAATTTGAGAGAGGCTCCTGA
- a CDS encoding tetratricopeptide repeat protein, translating into MHAKHDELWARLRNVLSARGALPAGNATPGEIAAHATSVLPGDAVRRFVHDYYYKHQFGATDGLLSEAEALALVVQVEALPAVKAPPATQPLQNKSSAPSEPKASRPARQPQEALGVSDGGDEPARKRVAKPEPKPVPPPEPVSSPPASAPPPKAPEPPPVPPPQPAAPSPLDSAHAKMDAGDHQGAVAYFEEYLRQHPKDITAHMDLAYCLNKLGQTQRALEVASRALAYDPSESLLWNNIGVYADRLERFDDAINAYREAIRLNPRKALFHRNLGRLLQDQKRHAEAAAAYQQAIILEADDDDSRMEAVRCLDKAGSATAALEAVRNLLERKPDYATARNYLGCLLLDAKDYTNAAVAFKLAADAVPTEPVYWENLRIATERLGWKKEAGVAEKKAVTLRPELVNQRKNSHAFMEFILWCAALWLLGKQLGITSPLVDSPRVAIQACMALLAVMILRVGLSPALRGCALMVAGVAFVIYVDVASVDDFKKLDLGTWVGVIQGVVGGLFGLALNGALLLVPFFLRGRGGKLPN; encoded by the coding sequence ATGCACGCCAAACACGACGAACTCTGGGCGCGCCTGCGCAATGTGCTCTCGGCCCGCGGTGCCCTGCCTGCGGGCAATGCCACGCCGGGCGAGATCGCCGCGCATGCCACAAGCGTGCTGCCCGGAGACGCGGTGCGGCGATTCGTTCACGACTACTACTACAAGCATCAGTTCGGCGCGACGGATGGCTTGCTCAGTGAGGCCGAGGCGCTGGCCCTTGTGGTGCAGGTGGAAGCATTGCCCGCCGTCAAAGCGCCGCCTGCAACGCAACCGCTGCAGAACAAATCCAGCGCTCCCTCGGAGCCCAAGGCGTCTCGTCCTGCACGCCAACCGCAAGAAGCGTTGGGTGTGAGTGATGGCGGCGATGAACCGGCGAGGAAACGCGTCGCCAAACCGGAACCCAAGCCGGTGCCACCTCCTGAGCCTGTTTCTTCGCCACCAGCGTCTGCACCGCCGCCGAAGGCTCCTGAACCTCCGCCCGTTCCGCCTCCGCAGCCTGCCGCTCCTTCGCCGCTGGATTCCGCTCATGCCAAAATGGATGCGGGTGACCATCAGGGGGCTGTTGCGTATTTTGAGGAGTATCTCCGGCAGCATCCCAAAGACATCACCGCCCACATGGATCTGGCCTATTGCCTGAACAAGCTGGGCCAGACGCAACGCGCTCTGGAGGTCGCGAGCCGTGCGCTTGCCTACGATCCCTCCGAGTCACTGCTGTGGAACAACATCGGCGTGTATGCCGACCGGCTGGAGCGTTTCGACGATGCCATCAACGCCTATCGTGAGGCGATCCGGCTCAATCCACGCAAGGCATTGTTCCATCGCAACCTCGGCCGGTTGTTGCAGGATCAGAAACGTCATGCCGAGGCGGCCGCGGCTTATCAGCAGGCCATCATTCTCGAAGCAGATGATGACGACTCACGGATGGAGGCCGTGCGCTGCCTCGACAAGGCAGGATCAGCCACGGCTGCGCTTGAAGCGGTGCGAAATCTTCTGGAACGCAAACCAGACTACGCCACGGCACGCAACTACCTCGGCTGCCTGCTGCTGGATGCCAAGGACTACACCAATGCCGCCGTGGCCTTCAAACTGGCTGCCGATGCCGTTCCCACGGAGCCGGTCTATTGGGAAAATCTGCGCATAGCGACGGAACGCCTCGGTTGGAAGAAGGAGGCGGGCGTTGCGGAGAAAAAAGCCGTCACGTTGCGACCTGAGCTAGTGAACCAGCGCAAAAACTCGCACGCGTTCATGGAATTCATCCTCTGGTGTGCCGCGTTGTGGCTGCTGGGCAAACAACTCGGCATCACCTCTCCACTGGTCGATAGCCCGCGTGTCGCCATCCAGGCATGCATGGCGCTGCTGGCAGTCATGATCCTGCGCGTGGGACTCAGCCCGGCCTTGCGCGGCTGCGCTCTCATGGTGGCCGGTGTGGCCTTCGTGATTTACGTCGACGTTGCTTCCGTCGATGACTTCAAGAAGCTGGACCTCGGCACGTGGGTCGGAGTGATTCAGGGCGTAGTCGGCGGACTGTTTGGACTCGCCCTCAATGGCGCGTTGCTGCTGGTTCCGTTCTTCCTGCGTGGCCGCGGCGGGAAGCTCCCGAATTGA
- a CDS encoding DUF362 domain-containing protein, giving the protein MNTPSPSSFGSPKVSVFSGKASYDDADALRQQIEAAIAALDLPGDFIKPGDRVVLKPNWVKEHNASKPEDENGWLTIITHPAVVREVARWAAGKLQGHGSVTLCDAPQSDSSFATIRRLQRLDDLITDLTREFPGVAFLLFDMRCEEWTIDDGVTIAKRELPSDPSGAVDIHLDADSEFLGHPGLGKLYGASFDFATTNRQHTDPHHEYRICRTPMNADVLINIPKLKTHKKVGLTVALKNLVGTTPRTNWLPRHTEGTPAEGGDQFAESSAKRALEGTLMRTAKKILFGRFFLSKLFVPLKKLGRVIFGDTKEVVRSGNWHGNNTAWRMILDLHKCFFYFDGTGRRREKPLRYLTIVDGIIGGDGDGPMSCDPVASGVILAGTHPVAVDCVSAQLMGLNWKKTRLLNDAFAIQRLPITGFAPTDITVASNKPEWTGPFEQMRDCFEFRCHFGWAGHLESDERLAKQPKKAA; this is encoded by the coding sequence GTGAACACGCCCTCCCCTTCCTCGTTTGGTTCTCCCAAAGTCTCCGTCTTCAGCGGCAAGGCCAGCTACGACGATGCTGATGCCCTGCGTCAGCAGATCGAGGCCGCCATCGCCGCGCTGGATCTTCCCGGTGATTTCATCAAGCCGGGCGACCGCGTCGTCCTCAAGCCAAACTGGGTCAAAGAACACAACGCCAGCAAGCCCGAGGATGAAAACGGCTGGCTCACCATCATCACGCATCCCGCCGTCGTGCGCGAAGTCGCCCGCTGGGCCGCAGGCAAGCTGCAAGGTCATGGATCTGTCACGCTGTGCGATGCACCTCAAAGTGATTCGTCCTTCGCCACTATCCGCCGCCTGCAACGCCTCGACGATCTCATCACCGATCTCACGCGAGAGTTCCCCGGCGTCGCCTTTCTCCTGTTCGACATGCGCTGTGAGGAGTGGACCATCGATGACGGCGTCACCATCGCCAAACGCGAGCTGCCCAGCGATCCCTCCGGTGCGGTGGACATCCATCTCGATGCCGACAGCGAATTCCTCGGCCATCCTGGCCTCGGCAAGCTCTATGGAGCCTCCTTCGACTTCGCCACGACGAACCGCCAGCACACCGACCCGCATCACGAATACCGCATCTGCCGCACGCCGATGAACGCGGACGTGCTCATCAACATTCCCAAGCTCAAGACGCACAAGAAAGTCGGTCTCACCGTCGCGCTCAAAAATCTCGTCGGCACCACGCCGCGCACGAACTGGCTGCCACGCCACACCGAAGGCACGCCCGCCGAAGGTGGCGATCAGTTCGCCGAATCCTCCGCCAAACGCGCGCTCGAAGGCACGCTCATGCGCACTGCCAAAAAGATCCTCTTTGGCCGCTTCTTCCTCTCCAAGCTCTTCGTCCCGCTCAAAAAACTCGGCCGAGTCATCTTCGGTGACACCAAGGAAGTCGTCCGCTCTGGCAACTGGCACGGCAACAACACCGCCTGGCGCATGATCCTCGATCTGCACAAATGCTTCTTCTACTTCGACGGCACTGGCAGACGCCGTGAGAAGCCGCTGCGCTACCTCACCATCGTCGATGGCATCATCGGCGGCGATGGCGACGGCCCCATGTCCTGCGATCCCGTCGCAAGCGGCGTCATCCTCGCCGGCACGCACCCCGTCGCCGTCGATTGCGTCAGCGCCCAGCTCATGGGCCTCAATTGGAAAAAAACCCGCCTCCTCAACGACGCCTTCGCCATCCAGCGCCTCCCCATCACCGGCTTCGCTCCCACCGACATCACCGTCGCCTCCAACAAGCCCGAATGGACCGGCCCCTTTGAGCAAATGCGCGATTGCTTCGAATTTCGCTGCCACTTCGGCTGGGCCGGGCATCTGGAAAGCGATGAACGGCTGGCGAAGCAGCCGAAGAAAGCCGCTTGA
- a CDS encoding M23 family metallopeptidase produces MKKVMRIMRVILTLALAAAVVGVIWQRLGPRLEDLPDSAVKPKPLDPAFVRLTPRETATLPLATRFDMPLGSEHGAFTYNARAFRIERHLGDDLNGIGGENSDLGDPVYAAGAGRVVYAGIPHETWGKMILIAHRLPEGDELGPVVQTMYAHLESVRVRMGQIVQRGDPIGTVGTAKSAPLAHLHFEVRIGPYVNPGQGYADTALNRVSPEQFIRAHRGAGGEVLNPAPQKD; encoded by the coding sequence ATGAAGAAAGTGATGCGGATCATGCGCGTGATTTTGACCCTTGCCCTCGCGGCAGCGGTTGTCGGTGTGATCTGGCAGCGGCTGGGACCACGGTTGGAAGATTTGCCCGACTCCGCCGTGAAACCGAAGCCGCTCGACCCGGCGTTTGTGAGGCTGACGCCGCGTGAAACGGCCACGCTGCCGCTGGCGACGCGGTTCGACATGCCGCTGGGTTCGGAGCACGGCGCATTCACCTACAATGCGCGGGCGTTTCGCATCGAACGGCATCTGGGCGATGATTTGAACGGCATCGGCGGCGAGAATTCCGACCTGGGTGATCCCGTTTACGCGGCGGGAGCAGGACGAGTCGTGTATGCGGGCATTCCGCATGAAACTTGGGGCAAAATGATCCTCATCGCGCATCGCCTGCCGGAGGGAGATGAACTTGGCCCTGTGGTGCAGACGATGTATGCGCATCTGGAGTCGGTTCGTGTGCGCATGGGGCAGATCGTGCAGCGTGGAGATCCAATCGGCACGGTGGGCACGGCGAAATCAGCGCCGCTGGCCCATCTGCATTTCGAGGTGAGAATTGGGCCGTATGTGAATCCTGGCCAGGGATATGCTGACACGGCCTTGAACCGTGTCTCACCCGAACAGTTCATTCGAGCACACCGAGGTGCTGGAGGGGAGGTTTTGAACCCGGCGCCACAAAAAGACTGA
- a CDS encoding ABC transporter ATP-binding protein yields the protein MHIELNDLSKRFGRTTALDHVDLNVPPSSIIAVLGENGAGKSTLLSLLGGVLAPDQGLIRYDGQTFSREKLELRKRLLFTPDVPFMFMDRSIAANIATFASLYDARVEEHDAELTHMLEETSIAALLDRSAGSLSRGQLWKAFMACVTVVRPELWLVDEPFASGMDVIGMGVFRRLARKLADTGGTLIYTTQMVDLAAEFSDHVCVLRQGHVVLWETSTRVREMIASAPEGQENVLRGLR from the coding sequence ATGCACATCGAACTCAACGACCTGTCGAAACGTTTCGGCAGAACGACCGCCCTCGACCACGTGGATCTCAATGTGCCTCCGAGTTCGATCATCGCGGTGCTCGGAGAGAATGGCGCTGGCAAATCCACGCTGCTGTCGCTGCTCGGAGGTGTGCTGGCTCCTGATCAGGGCCTGATCCGCTACGACGGGCAGACGTTCAGCCGCGAGAAGCTGGAGCTACGCAAACGTCTGCTCTTCACCCCGGATGTGCCGTTCATGTTTATGGATCGCAGCATCGCGGCCAACATCGCCACCTTCGCTTCTCTTTATGACGCTCGAGTGGAAGAACACGACGCGGAACTCACGCACATGCTTGAGGAAACCAGCATCGCGGCGCTGCTGGACCGCAGTGCGGGCTCCTTGTCACGCGGCCAGCTTTGGAAGGCGTTCATGGCCTGCGTCACCGTCGTGCGGCCTGAATTGTGGCTCGTGGATGAACCATTCGCCTCCGGCATGGATGTGATCGGCATGGGCGTGTTCCGCCGGCTGGCGCGTAAGCTTGCCGACACGGGCGGCACGCTCATTTACACCACGCAGATGGTCGATCTGGCTGCGGAATTTTCCGATCATGTGTGCGTCCTGCGGCAGGGACATGTTGTTTTATGGGAAACGAGCACCCGTGTGCGGGAAATGATCGCATCCGCGCCCGAGGGCCAGGAAAATGTGCTGCGCGGCCTGCGCTGA
- a CDS encoding PA14 domain-containing protein, with translation MIRPLLVLLFTATSLRAAGPAVFTLKTMTAQMKYDASELLVQPGQAVKIFFENGDDLPHNLVFCQPGTDTAAMAMKQMEKPEEALKRNWLPDDKRIWLSSKMLNPHEKQELSFTAPEKPGSYPYVCTFPGHALTMRGEMKVAPAGDILHDLQFALYLGNWKQLPDFSELKPHREGKVEDNLLQVKLDDYKNEFGVVYTGKLIAPKKGSYRFFLASDDGARILIDGKEVINHDGVHPSSDIKEKGLSLDKGAHEFRLEYFQGGGQIELYAAWKGSDFQITPLSKWLHPHWKGGAKKQKEFDPIPLVAKGEPVIYRNFIQGAGNRAIGVGYPGGINLAWSAESMNLALIWRGAFIDAAKHWNSRGGGHEKPLGYDVLQPTGEVTPAFHVTDKADAEWPKWDKMKRFDGFEWKGYTLDAQRLPTFRYTWQGAEIEESFATEGNGNKADSIAKLIRTVKVSGTLPANAWYRIGVGSFEAKDDSFVFKSPKPYRVTATGAQLAGQNLVIPAKASTITITYQWAQ, from the coding sequence ATGATCCGCCCTCTGCTTGTCCTCCTTTTCACCGCCACGAGTCTTCGCGCTGCCGGTCCCGCCGTCTTCACCCTCAAAACGATGACGGCGCAGATGAAGTACGACGCCAGCGAGCTGCTCGTGCAGCCCGGCCAGGCAGTGAAAATCTTTTTCGAAAACGGCGACGACCTCCCGCACAACCTCGTCTTTTGCCAGCCCGGCACCGACACCGCCGCCATGGCGATGAAGCAGATGGAAAAACCCGAGGAAGCGCTGAAACGCAACTGGCTGCCCGATGACAAGCGCATCTGGCTGAGCTCCAAAATGCTCAATCCGCATGAAAAACAGGAACTGAGCTTCACCGCACCCGAAAAACCCGGCAGCTACCCCTACGTCTGCACCTTCCCCGGCCACGCGCTCACCATGCGCGGCGAGATGAAAGTCGCGCCCGCAGGCGACATCCTGCACGATCTCCAGTTCGCCCTCTACCTCGGCAACTGGAAGCAGTTGCCGGATTTTTCCGAACTCAAACCGCATCGCGAAGGCAAGGTCGAGGACAATCTCCTCCAGGTGAAGCTCGACGACTACAAAAACGAGTTCGGCGTCGTTTACACCGGCAAGCTCATCGCGCCGAAGAAGGGATCCTATCGTTTCTTCCTCGCCAGCGACGATGGCGCACGCATCCTCATCGATGGCAAGGAGGTTATCAATCACGACGGTGTTCATCCTTCCAGCGACATTAAGGAAAAGGGCCTCTCGCTCGACAAAGGCGCGCATGAGTTTCGCCTCGAATACTTCCAGGGCGGCGGGCAGATCGAACTCTACGCCGCATGGAAAGGCAGCGACTTCCAGATCACGCCGCTGTCGAAATGGCTGCATCCGCACTGGAAAGGCGGGGCCAAGAAGCAGAAGGAGTTCGATCCCATCCCCCTCGTGGCGAAGGGCGAACCGGTCATTTACCGCAATTTCATCCAAGGCGCGGGCAACCGCGCCATCGGCGTCGGTTATCCCGGCGGCATCAATCTCGCCTGGAGCGCCGAGAGCATGAACCTGGCCCTCATCTGGCGTGGCGCGTTCATTGACGCCGCCAAACACTGGAACTCACGCGGCGGCGGCCACGAGAAACCGCTCGGCTACGACGTGCTCCAGCCCACCGGCGAAGTCACCCCCGCCTTCCATGTTACCGACAAAGCCGACGCCGAATGGCCAAAGTGGGACAAGATGAAGCGCTTCGACGGCTTTGAATGGAAAGGCTACACACTCGATGCCCAACGCCTCCCCACCTTCCGCTACACCTGGCAGGGAGCCGAGATCGAAGAATCCTTCGCCACCGAAGGCAACGGCAACAAGGCCGACAGCATTGCCAAACTCATCCGCACCGTCAAAGTCAGCGGCACATTGCCAGCCAATGCCTGGTATCGCATCGGTGTCGGCTCGTTTGAAGCCAAGGACGATTCGTTCGTGTTCAAAAGCCCCAAACCTTACCGCGTCACCGCCACAGGAGCCCAGCTTGCCGGCCAGAATCTCGTCATCCCCGCCAAAGCCAGCACAATCACGATCACTTACCAGTGGGCTCAGTAA
- a CDS encoding ATP-dependent Clp protease adaptor ClpS → MFSNADIRCATAPVVPKRPQVAPHQPRSLPQTAPPELEPPWHVILLDDEVHTHEYVIEMLGAIFGHAHDLALKMAKEVHASGRVIVATVHKELAELRQQQIEEYGPDKRVPECKVSMRATIECAE, encoded by the coding sequence ATGTTTTCCAACGCTGACATCCGCTGTGCCACGGCTCCGGTGGTTCCGAAGAGGCCCCAGGTCGCCCCGCACCAGCCGCGCTCGCTGCCGCAGACAGCTCCGCCCGAGCTGGAGCCGCCGTGGCATGTCATCCTGCTGGATGACGAAGTTCACACGCACGAATATGTCATCGAGATGCTGGGAGCGATCTTTGGCCATGCGCACGATCTGGCGCTGAAAATGGCGAAGGAGGTGCATGCCAGCGGACGCGTGATCGTCGCGACAGTTCACAAGGAGCTGGCGGAACTGCGCCAGCAGCAGATCGAGGAGTATGGTCCTGACAAACGTGTGCCGGAGTGCAAGGTCTCCATGCGTGCGACCATCGAGTGCGCGGAGTAG
- a CDS encoding MFS transporter — protein MPQPAASPHHEHHPQVVRRNFLCHCLEGGLYMGGVAFLQPETVMPKMVEQLGGRSAIIAIMPALLPAAFAMAGLFVSPLVERLTRFKPWVMTFGLLQRLPYLIAGLLLWFMQDAGAWLLPVVVLTPVISGLIGGIGVVAWMEMVTRMVPERIRAAGWAARYITQACIGMGAGAVIHQVLTHAPGQRGYAILHLATFGFLFLSWLSQAFMRELPAAHHYHPPAGSYWSYLRSLPGLLGAQPQLLKMIAARFTGMGYLMVVSFLTLHALHTTGRPEADEGHFVSFQNIGTILGSVLAAWLGYHRGGKVLLILSRLVCVVMCVWVCLTQSFSGFTAAYFVLGFGLFLDRVGDLTLTAELCPPERRSTLQAVLGFCNVWALLLATSLGGVIYSMSGSFYLVACLAAVLSLVSILILRGIPEPRERRA, from the coding sequence ATGCCCCAGCCCGCCGCATCACCCCATCACGAACATCACCCGCAGGTCGTGCGGCGAAATTTCCTCTGCCACTGCCTGGAGGGTGGATTGTACATGGGCGGGGTGGCATTTCTCCAGCCGGAAACGGTGATGCCGAAGATGGTGGAGCAGCTCGGCGGACGCTCCGCGATCATCGCTATCATGCCGGCGCTCCTGCCGGCCGCCTTCGCCATGGCGGGGCTGTTTGTGTCACCGCTGGTAGAGCGCCTGACACGCTTCAAGCCCTGGGTGATGACCTTTGGCCTGCTGCAACGACTGCCGTATCTCATCGCAGGTCTGCTGTTGTGGTTCATGCAGGATGCGGGCGCGTGGCTGCTGCCGGTGGTGGTGCTGACGCCGGTGATCTCCGGCCTGATCGGTGGCATCGGCGTGGTGGCGTGGATGGAAATGGTCACGCGCATGGTACCGGAGCGCATCCGTGCGGCGGGCTGGGCCGCGCGTTACATCACCCAGGCCTGCATCGGCATGGGGGCAGGCGCGGTGATCCATCAGGTGCTCACACATGCGCCTGGGCAGCGCGGCTACGCGATTCTGCATCTGGCCACCTTCGGCTTTTTGTTCCTGTCCTGGCTCTCGCAGGCGTTCATGCGCGAGCTACCCGCCGCGCATCACTATCATCCGCCTGCCGGCAGCTACTGGAGCTATCTGCGCAGCCTGCCGGGCCTGCTGGGCGCGCAGCCTCAGCTTCTCAAGATGATCGCCGCACGCTTCACCGGCATGGGTTATTTGATGGTCGTCTCCTTCCTCACGCTGCACGCGCTGCACACCACGGGCAGACCGGAGGCGGATGAGGGACACTTCGTTTCTTTCCAGAACATCGGCACCATCCTCGGCAGCGTGCTCGCGGCCTGGCTGGGCTATCACCGCGGCGGCAAGGTGCTGCTCATCCTCTCGCGCCTCGTCTGCGTGGTGATGTGCGTCTGGGTATGCCTGACTCAGTCGTTCAGCGGCTTCACCGCCGCCTATTTCGTCCTCGGTTTTGGTCTGTTTCTGGACCGGGTGGGAGATCTGACGCTCACCGCCGAACTCTGCCCGCCGGAGCGACGTTCCACGCTCCAGGCCGTGCTCGGCTTCTGCAATGTGTGGGCGCTGCTGCTCGCCACCAGCCTCGGAGGCGTGATCTACTCCATGAGCGGCTCGTTTTACCTCGTCGCCTGTCTTGCGGCAGTCCTCTCGCTCGTTTCCATTCTGATCCTGCGCGGAATTCCCGAGCCACGCGAACGACGTGCGTAG
- a CDS encoding ferritin: MTLNSKLTKLLNEQINNEMSSSYVYLAMAAWFEQTAYAGFAQWMFTQSREETMHALKFYQYLADRDAKVELQPIAKPKADFKSPIDVFQHSLKQEEKVTQQINDLFEVAEQVRDHASKNLLLWFLNEQMEEEKIVRDMLDRLKLADNDTASLLVLDREAGSRPGGGGGRSGGGAGA, from the coding sequence ATGACACTCAATTCCAAACTCACCAAACTCCTCAACGAGCAGATCAACAACGAGATGAGCTCCAGCTACGTTTACCTCGCCATGGCCGCATGGTTTGAGCAGACGGCCTACGCGGGCTTTGCCCAGTGGATGTTCACCCAGAGCCGTGAGGAGACCATGCACGCGCTGAAGTTTTACCAATACCTCGCCGATCGCGACGCGAAGGTCGAGCTCCAGCCCATCGCCAAGCCCAAGGCGGACTTCAAATCACCCATCGATGTCTTCCAGCACAGTCTGAAGCAGGAGGAGAAGGTCACCCAGCAGATCAACGATCTCTTTGAAGTCGCCGAGCAGGTGCGGGATCACGCCTCGAAAAATCTGCTGCTCTGGTTCCTCAACGAGCAGATGGAGGAGGAGAAGATCGTGCGCGACATGCTCGACCGCCTCAAACTCGCCGACAATGACACTGCCAGCCTGCTGGTGCTCGACCGCGAGGCCGGCAGCCGTCCGGGCGGTGGTGGTGGCCGGTCCGGTGGCGGCGCGGGCGCGTAA